The following nucleotide sequence is from Achromobacter spanius.
CGCAGCGCCTCGTGGGCTTGCGCGTCGGGGCCGACGGTATAGCGGCGGGCAATGTCCGCCAGCACCGACACCGTTTCCTGCCGCGCGGCGTCTTCACGTGCCCTGACCTGCGCGGCCATCACCTGCTTGCGCGCCAGCACGCCATTGTTGGCGGACGGCGCCGGGCGCGAGGCCGCGGCGCTGCCGGTTTCGGCGCTACGTTTGGCACTGTTTTTTGCGCTGTTTTTTGCGCTGCTGTCAGCGCTGCTGTCAGCACTACGCTTGGCGGCGCCTGGCGAAGCTGCGCGGCGCTTGCGCGGCGCGGCGGCTACATTGTCCGGAATGGCTTGCGGTGTCTTGTCTGTCATCGATCCTGTCCTTGCTGCGCTTGTCGTCCAGCCCACGCTGGCCAACCCAGAGCGAGCAGCCCGTCAGGGCAAGGCGCAACCCTACCTGCTTGCATGCGGCGTGGAATTGACGAGAATCAAAGGTTGTAACATTCTTTACAACAACAGGCGCCGCTACACTGCCGAATCCTCATCGCTCCCTACCTCTCATGTGGTCACGCATCAAGCGCTTTCTGTCCGGCCCGCCCGCGCCCGAAGATCCTTTCCGGCAATCGGTGAGCTTCGACGATGCCGGGTTCACGCGGCACTGCGAATTGGCGCGCGCGATGGGCCTGCAAGCGTTCTGGCCTTGGGCGGACGTGCATGAGTTCGGCTTTTCATTCCAGCGCGCACTCTATCCCGACCCCTGGTATGGCGACTACATGGAAAGCCTGTGGTACCTGTGGCTACGCTGCGAAGACGGCGACATGATGCGGGTGTTCATTGATGAACGGCTGCTGGACGCCAACCATTTGCCGCCCGCGCTGTTGCGCAACCTGCCCGGGCTGGACATAAGCGTGCTGCACGCCGGGCTGGCGACCGCGCGCCGGGGGCTGCGCCATTTCAAAGGCGAAGGCGAGTGGCCCGCCTGGCGCCGCGATAGCGCCGCGCCATAGCCCCCGCTATAGCCCCGAGTCATTGCCGGACACTGGATGCCAGGCACGGCACTTGCTGACGCCCTGGCCCGATTGACGCCGTCAAACTCGCTTACTACAGTCAAGACCGATGACCCCATTTGTTGGTGCGCCATGAATTCCCAGGAAAACACGCTGTCGCCATGGAAGCGCTTGCGCGCGCACCGTGGCGGGCGCGTCGCGTTAAGTGCAGGGCTGATTGTGCTGGCGGCCATCGCGGCCACGCAGGCATGGGACCACCTGGGCGAACGCGCTCAGGAAAAGGTCGCCACCGCTGAAATCCGCAAGGTCGCGGATACGCTCAGCCAGATGGTGGCGGGCGCCGAGGGCGAGCCGGACGCCCTGCCATCCATCGACCCCACCCCCAAGGCCAAGGGTTTCTATGGCGAACTGGAACGGGCGGTCAAGACGGTGGCCAGTGAACGGGTGGCGCAGCACAAGGCCTATCTGACCGAGCTGAAAGACATCGGCATGCCCCGGCTGCTGGACGCGCACCGGCTGGCGCTGGACACCGGCCTGGTGGAAAGCCGAATGATTCTTGAGCAGGCCGAGCGCCTGGTGCCCAAGTACCGCGACCAAAGCATCCGGGTGCTGCAAGACATGCCGGAACTGATCCGGTCGCTGGCCATACGCGAACCCGAAAAGCAGAAGATGATGAACACGCTGACCGCAACCCTGGCGCGCCGCAGCGACAGCCTGGGCCAGGTCTGGCTGCTGGAAACGCGCATCCTGCACGAGTTCGGCCAGATGATTTCACTGCTGGATGACAACCGCCAGTTTTGGTACGCCGACCATGACGAGCTGATGTTTGAACGCGACGGCGACTTGAAGCGCTTTAACCAACACATGGTGGCGATCAACAAGATGGCGTTTGAACAGGAACGGCTGGGCAAGCAGCAGTTGGCCAACCTGTTCGCGGTACTTCCTTGACACCCTGCCCCGCGCCGTCCGTCAGAACGGCTTGACCACCACCAGCGTCACGATGACCGCGCACGCGATCACGGTGAATGGCGCGTAAAGGTCCACCAGCGGCGGACGCTTGAGCGAGCCGTTGACCATCCGGCGCAACGACGCGCTTTGCAGGCCCAACAAGGCCGACAGCGCCAGCGCACAGCCCACCTTGATCCAGATCCAGTTCATGGCGAACCAGCCGAAGGTCATGGCCAGATGCAGGCCAATCAGCCACGACACGAGCATGGCCGGCGTGGTCACCCACAGCGTCCAGCGCCGCAGCGCGCCAAGCATCTTGCGTTCCTTGGGCGCTTCATCGCCGTCTTGCGGCTGCGACGACAACAGAAACAAGGACACGAACAGCGAGCCGACAATCCACGTCACCACGGCCGCCACATGGGCCATCTTCAAGAGTTGATACGTCATGGCGCGGGCTTGTCCGCGCCGGCGTCGGACGCCGATTCGGCTTTCTCGTTGAGCGTGGCCGAACCGGAGGGACCATTCGCGGTGGCCGGGTTCAGCGTGTCGGCTGGCGCGTCCGGCGACACCACGGGGTCAGCCGGCGGCTCGGCAGGCTTGGAGGCGGCGGGCGGCGGGGACGTGGTGCTGGGCATGGAGGGCTGAGCGGCGCTGGCCGGGCCGGACGGAGCGGCTGGTGGCGCCACCTGGGGCACAAGCTTGGGCGCAACCCGTGGCGCAACATGCGGCGCCACGGCGGCCTCGGCATCCGGCAGGAAACGCTGCAAAAGCTGGAAAAACCCTTCGTAGAACTTCGGCCGCGACACCGTCTGGCTGGCCGTCTTCACCAGCGAATCGTCGCTGGAACCGAACGGCATCGATACCTGCCCCAGCACGCTCACGCCCACGCTGGCCGAGCTGGTGGTGCGCTTGATGGAATAGCGGTCTTGCACCGCGTTGGCGAACACCGTGGCGCGCTGGTTGGCGCTGCCGTCCGAGGCGCAATCAATATTGAAATTGATCTGCGTGTGCTGGCCGTCTTCGCCCTGGAAATTCTTGTGGCCGGACACTCGCGCCGGGTCAAAGCGATCGATGTTGTAGCCCTGGCTCAGCAAGGCGCGGCGGCCCGCGTCGCAGGCCGTGGTGCTGGCAGTGGGAAAGGTGCGCGAGAACACGTCGTTCTGCGTGAAGTCTTCGCGTTCGTAGGCCGGTTTGGGGGAGGTACATCCCGCCAGGATCGCCGTCAGGCAGACAAACAGGGCAACAGGCAGACGACGGGTAACGCAGGGCATGAGGGGTCCGGCTTTGGGCGTAAAGCGGGCATTATCGACCAGAAAGAAACGGCTGGCGAATGGCTGCCAACCGGATCCCCCCGGCCCGTGATGCGTTGAAACAGTTAATTCACCCGAATACACCTCACCTCGTGCCCCGACGCCACGGGCACGATGTCCGGCACCGCCGCCTGGCAGCGCGGCTCGGCCAATCCGCAACGCGGCGCGAACGCGCATCCGGGCGGCAAGGCGGCCAGGTCGGGCGGCGACCCCGGTATGGTTTCCAGCCGTTGACCTTTCTGCATGGCGCCATGCGCGCGGCCCTTCAGCAAAGCCAGCGTGTAGGGATGACGCGGTGCGCGCAGCAGGTCCGCCACGCTGCCCTGCTCCACGATGCGCCCGCCATACATCACCGCCACCCGGTCGGCAATTTCCGCGGCCGCACCGATGTCATGGGTCACAAACACGATGGACAAGCCCAGTTCGCGTTGCAGCTCGCGCAGCAACAGCAGAATCTGAATCTGCACCGTGGCGTCCAGGGCGGTGGTGGGCTCATCCGCCAGCAGCACCTTGGGGTTGCACGACAGGGCCAGCGCGATCATGGCGCGCTGGCGCATGCCGCCGGACATTTCATGCGGATAGGCTTGCAGCCGCCGCTCGGGGCTGGGAATACGCACGCGCTCGAACAGCGACAAGGCGCGCGCACGCGCCTCGGCGGCGCTCTTGCCGGTGTGCCGGCGCACCATTTCTTCAATCTGACGGCCCACGGTGTAGACGGGGTCCAGCGCCAGCAACGGCTCCTGGAACACCATCGACACCACCGGGCCGCGCAGGGCGGCAAGCTCGCGGGCGTTCATTGCCAGCACGTCGCGGCCATCCACGCTCATTTCGCCGCTGATGCGCGTGCGGCGCGGCGGGTGCAGCCGCATCAGGGCGCGCAGGGTCACGCTCTTGCCGGAACCAGATTCGCCGATCAGCGCCACGGCTTCTCCGCGCCCCACGTCCAGGTTCACGCCATTCAAGGCATGCACGGTCTTGGCGCCCGCCTGAAAGGCGACTTCCAGGTTGCGGATGCGGACCAAGGGGGAGGTCGGCGCGGTCATGTCAGCGCTCCAGAAGCGGCATAGCCCGAATCAGGTTGATGGATCAGGCAGCGCACGGCATGGCCGCCCTGCTGCGTCACGGCTGGCGCTTCGGCCGCACAGGCCGCGCGCGCAAACGCGCAGCGGGTGTGGAAGCGGCACCCCGAAGGCGGGTCGATGGGGTTGGGCGGGTCGCCAGACAAGGGCGCCGATTCCGTGCGCTGCCCAGGTTCCATCGACGGCATGGACCGCAGCAGCGCTTGCGTGTAGGGATGGCGCGGCGCGTCGAACACCTGATCCACCGGCCCCAGCTCCACGACCTCGCCCAGGTACATCACCATGACGCGGTCCGAGATGTAGCGCACCACGTTCAAGTCGTGGCTGATGAACATATAGGTCAGCCCGAAATCGTCTTTCAGGTCCAGCAGCAGGTTCAGCACCTGCGCTTCCACCGACTTGTCCAGGGCGGACACCGCTTCGTCCAGAATCACCAGGCGCGGATGCAAGGCCAGCGCGCGCGCGATGTTCACGCGTTGGCGCTGACCGCCCGACAATTCATGCGGGTAACGGCCGGCAAAGCGCTGCGCCTCCAGGCCCACGCGGCCCAGCAGCCCACGCGCCACCGAGATGGCGTCGCGCTTGGGGCTGCCGTGCACCAGCGGGCCGAAGGCCACGGAATCTTCGATCGTCATGCGGGGGTTCAGCGACGAATAACTGTCCTGGAACACCATCTGTGTCTGGCGGCGAAATTCGCGCAGCGCCAGCGCGCGCGAGCCTACCGCCATGCCATCGAACACCAACTCGCCCCGGTCCTGTTTGATCAGTTGCATCACCAGCCGCGCGGTGGTGGACTTGCCGCAACCCGATTCCCCCACCACGCCCAGCGTCTCGCCCTTCTTCACGTCGAAGTCCACGCCGTCCACCGCGCGTACCGCGTTGCCGCCCCGGCCACGCGAGAGCGGATCGCGCTTCAGCGGGAAGTGCTTGACCAGGCCGCGCACGCTCAACAAGGGCTGGGCCGGGCCGCCCACGTCTTCATGAGCCAAGCGCACTGCATCGTTGACCGCATTCATTCCTTGACCTCCATGGCCGAGCGCAGTCCGTCGGACAGCAGGTTGAAGGACATCGACGTGATGAAAATCATCACGCCCGGCAGTGCCGCCACCCAAGGTTGGGTGTAGATGGCGGTGCGCAAGGTGTTCAGCATCAAGCCCCATTCCGGCTCGGGCGGGCGCACGCCCAGCCCCAGGAACGACAGGCCCGAGGCCAGGATCATGGACACCGAGATCAGGCTGGTGGAATACACGAAGATGGGACCCAGCACGTTCGACAGCACATGCGCGCGCACGATGGTCAGCGGCGATGCGCCCGAGGCCCGCGCCGCGTCCACGTAGTCGCTGCGCCGCACCTGCGTGGTGACGCTTTCGGCCACGCGCACGATCTGCGGAATGAAGACGATGGTGAGCGACAGCAGCGCGTTGAAGATGCCCGCGCCCAAGGTGCCCGACAGCGCAATGGCCAGCAGCACCGACGGAAACGCATAGAACACGTCCACCACCCGCATGATCAGCGTGCTGGTCCAGCCGCCCGCGTAGCCCGCCAGGATGCCGATGGCGCTGCCCACCACGAACGCCGCAATCACCGGCACGATGCCCATGAACAGCGACAGGCGCGCGCCCAGCATCAAGCGCGACAACATGTCGCGGCCCAGCTCGTCGGCCCCCAGCGGATAGCCTTCGGTACCGATGGGCCGCAGGCGCTTGAGCATGGACGCATGGAACGGGTCCGCCGGCGTGATCCATGGCGCCAGGATGGCGATGAGGATCAGCGCCAGGATGACGCCGCCGGCGGCCAGCGCCACGGGGTCGCGGCGCAAGCGGCGCAGCACGTTCGACCAATAGCCCGGCGATCGCGCCACGGGCGCCACGACCGCCGTGGCGGTCAGGCTGGCAACGGAATCGCTCATGTCAGCTCCTTTCGATGCGTGGGTCGAACAGGCCTTGCAGGATGTCCACGGCCAGGTTCAAGACCACGAAGAACAAGGCCAGCACCAGGATCGTGCCCTGCAACAGCGGCAGGTCGCGCTGGAAGATGGCGGCGTTGAGCAGGAAGCCCGTGCCCGGCCACGAGAACACCGTTTCGATCAGGATGGAGCCGCCCAGCAGATAGCCCAGTTGCAGGCCCATCACCGCCAAGGCGGTGGGCGCGCAGTTCTTGACGACGTGCAGGAATACGCCCAGGTCGGTCAGGCCGCGCGCGCGCAGACCCACCACGAATTCCTGCGACAGCGTCTCGGCCACCAGCGCGCGCACGGTGCGCGCGATGATGCCCATCGGTATCACCGACATCGTCACGGCGGGCAGGATCATGTGGCGGATGTGCGCCCAGTCCGCCGCCCATTCGCCCGACCCGCCCGGCCCCGCCCCCGTGGGCGGCAGCCACATCAGCTGCGTTGAAAAGATGATGACCAGCACCATGCCCAGCCAGTAATGCGGCACGCTGACGCCGAAGACCGACACGAAGGACGCAATGCGGTCCAGCGGCGAATTGCGGAAGTACCCGCCGACAAAGCCCAGGAACGCGCCCACGACAAAGCCCAGCAGCGTGGCCAGACAGGCCAGCCGCAAGGTGTTGCCCACCGCCTTGAAGACCTCGGCCGACACGGGGCGGCCGGTGGCGATGGACGTACCCAGGTCCCCATGCAGCGCGCGCCACAGCCAGCCGGCGAATTGCTCGATCAAGGGGCGGTCAAAGCCGTAGAGCTGCATCAATTGCCGTTGCAGGTCGGCGGACGCATCGGGAGGAAGAATGGACACCAGCGGATCGCCGGGCGCCAGGTGGATCAGCAGAAAACAGAGCAGCGCGACCCCCACCATGATGGGCAAGGCGTACACGATGCGCCGCAGGATGTAAGACAGCATAGGCGTCACCGGCTAGGGCGCCGAAGGCCGCACGGGGCAGCCTTCGGCGCGTTCAGGATCAATCCATCGACATGGTGGCGATATCGATGAACCAGCTCTTGGGCTGCACCACGCCCTTGACCTTCGGCGAAATCGCGCGCGGGCCGACGTCATGCGCAATCCAGACAAACGGCGCCTCTTCGACCACGCGCGCATGCAGCTTGGCCAGGGCGGCGTCGCGTTCGGCGGGGGTGAAGGTGGTGCGCGCATCCTTGATCAAGTCGTCGATTTCGGCGTTGCCGAAATAGCCCCAGTTGTTGGAGGCCGGCGGAAAGGTCTTGGTGCTGGCAAAGCGCACGATGGCGAAGAACGGGTCCATGGCCGCGAAGCTGACGTTGATGGCGTCGCTGCCGTTGGCCGACGGGTCCTTGGCGCCCTTGCGCCAGTTGGTGAACAAGGTGTTCCACTCCACCACGTCAAAGCTCACGTCGAAG
It contains:
- a CDS encoding ABC transporter ATP-binding protein; this encodes MNAVNDAVRLAHEDVGGPAQPLLSVRGLVKHFPLKRDPLSRGRGGNAVRAVDGVDFDVKKGETLGVVGESGCGKSTTARLVMQLIKQDRGELVFDGMAVGSRALALREFRRQTQMVFQDSYSSLNPRMTIEDSVAFGPLVHGSPKRDAISVARGLLGRVGLEAQRFAGRYPHELSGGQRQRVNIARALALHPRLVILDEAVSALDKSVEAQVLNLLLDLKDDFGLTYMFISHDLNVVRYISDRVMVMYLGEVVELGPVDQVFDAPRHPYTQALLRSMPSMEPGQRTESAPLSGDPPNPIDPPSGCRFHTRCAFARAACAAEAPAVTQQGGHAVRCLIHQPDSGYAASGALT
- a CDS encoding CopD family protein, whose protein sequence is MTYQLLKMAHVAAVVTWIVGSLFVSLFLLSSQPQDGDEAPKERKMLGALRRWTLWVTTPAMLVSWLIGLHLAMTFGWFAMNWIWIKVGCALALSALLGLQSASLRRMVNGSLKRPPLVDLYAPFTVIACAVIVTLVVVKPF
- a CDS encoding ABC transporter ATP-binding protein: MTAPTSPLVRIRNLEVAFQAGAKTVHALNGVNLDVGRGEAVALIGESGSGKSVTLRALMRLHPPRRTRISGEMSVDGRDVLAMNARELAALRGPVVSMVFQEPLLALDPVYTVGRQIEEMVRRHTGKSAAEARARALSLFERVRIPSPERRLQAYPHEMSGGMRQRAMIALALSCNPKVLLADEPTTALDATVQIQILLLLRELQRELGLSIVFVTHDIGAAAEIADRVAVMYGGRIVEQGSVADLLRAPRHPYTLALLKGRAHGAMQKGQRLETIPGSPPDLAALPPGCAFAPRCGLAEPRCQAAVPDIVPVASGHEVRCIRVN
- a CDS encoding DUF2242 domain-containing protein; the encoded protein is MPCVTRRLPVALFVCLTAILAGCTSPKPAYEREDFTQNDVFSRTFPTASTTACDAGRRALLSQGYNIDRFDPARVSGHKNFQGEDGQHTQINFNIDCASDGSANQRATVFANAVQDRYSIKRTTSSASVGVSVLGQVSMPFGSSDDSLVKTASQTVSRPKFYEGFFQLLQRFLPDAEAAVAPHVAPRVAPKLVPQVAPPAAPSGPASAAQPSMPSTTSPPPAASKPAEPPADPVVSPDAPADTLNPATANGPSGSATLNEKAESASDAGADKPAP
- a CDS encoding ABC transporter permease codes for the protein MLSYILRRIVYALPIMVGVALLCFLLIHLAPGDPLVSILPPDASADLQRQLMQLYGFDRPLIEQFAGWLWRALHGDLGTSIATGRPVSAEVFKAVGNTLRLACLATLLGFVVGAFLGFVGGYFRNSPLDRIASFVSVFGVSVPHYWLGMVLVIIFSTQLMWLPPTGAGPGGSGEWAADWAHIRHMILPAVTMSVIPMGIIARTVRALVAETLSQEFVVGLRARGLTDLGVFLHVVKNCAPTALAVMGLQLGYLLGGSILIETVFSWPGTGFLLNAAIFQRDLPLLQGTILVLALFFVVLNLAVDILQGLFDPRIERS
- a CDS encoding ABC transporter permease, with product MSDSVASLTATAVVAPVARSPGYWSNVLRRLRRDPVALAAGGVILALILIAILAPWITPADPFHASMLKRLRPIGTEGYPLGADELGRDMLSRLMLGARLSLFMGIVPVIAAFVVGSAIGILAGYAGGWTSTLIMRVVDVFYAFPSVLLAIALSGTLGAGIFNALLSLTIVFIPQIVRVAESVTTQVRRSDYVDAARASGASPLTIVRAHVLSNVLGPIFVYSTSLISVSMILASGLSFLGLGVRPPEPEWGLMLNTLRTAIYTQPWVAALPGVMIFITSMSFNLLSDGLRSAMEVKE